The sequence CGTGGGGCGCGATGACCGAAGGCGGCGTGGTGAAGCAGGCGGAGAGCCGGAAGAACGGCTTCCAGAAAATCTGGGACGCCTACGACAAGGAAGACGGGAAGGAGTGAAGCGGGGGCCGCGCCCCGGTCAATGCCGGGCGGCGCAGCGTTCCTCCAGCTCCACCATGCAGGCGTCGAGCAGGGCTTCGTCCATCTCGTGGATGTCGATGCCCTTGCCCGGGGCGGTGAGCAGCAGGACGGTCAGGCGGCCGCCGAGGTGCTCGCGGAATTCCTCCAGGCCGTCGAAGACGCGGCGCTTGCCGCCAGGACCGCGGAGGTCCATCGCGGGATGATACAACGGGAGGCGTAGTACTTCCACCACGCGCAGCACGCGCTCGGCGGCTTCGGGCGCGAGCAGGCCGCGCTTCGCGGAGTAGAGGGTGTCGAGCGACAGGCCGATCGAGACGGCGCGGGCGTGGTCGAGCTGGTAGCCGCTGAGGGCCTCCAGCTTGTGGGCGGCCCAGTGGCCGAAATCGAGCGGGCGGCTGCTGCCGCATTCAAAGGGATCTCCGCCTTCCGCGATGTGGCGGGCGTGGAGCAGGGCGGAGCGTTCGACGCAGGTCTCGAGCACGGAGGGCTCGAGGGCGGCGAGGGCTTCGGCGTTCGTTTCGATCCAGTCGAAGAACGAGGCGTCCTTCACCAGCGAGACCTTGACCGCTTCGATCAATCCCGCGCGGCGGATTTCCTCGTCCTGCGAATGGAGGAAGGCGAAGTCGTTGACCACGGCGAAGGGCACGGCGAAGGCGCCGACCCAGTTCTTCTTGCCGAAATGGTTGATGGCGCACTTCACGCCCACGCCGCTGTCATCCTGGGACAGGGTGGTGGTGGGGAAGCGCACGAGGCGCACGCCGCGGTGGGCGGTGGCCGCGGCATAGCCGACGGCGTCGAGGAAGGCGCCGCCGCCCACCACGATCAGGTAGGAATGGCGGTCGATGTGGCCGGAGTCGACGAGTTCCCAGACGCGATGGACGAGCGCGTCGTCCTTTTTCACGGCCTCGCCGCCGGGGAGGATGTCCACGCCGCGGACATCGAGGCCGGTGGTGTCCAGGTAGCGCTGGATGTTCTTGGCGAGGCTCGGCCACGCGGCGGCGACGTTGGCTTCGATCACCGCGAGCACGCGGCGGCCGCCGCCTTCCGCCAGCACCTCCCCGAGTGCCGGGTTCTCCGGCGAGAACGCATCGCGGGTGAAGACGATGCGGTGCTTGAAAACGAGTGGGATTTGGAAATCGTGACGGGACATCGCCTGCGGAATGTTAGCGCCGTTACGATGGCACGCCACTGTTTCTTGCCCCATGAATACCCCTGAGACCCTTTTCACCACGCGCTGGCTGGGCGTTTACCGCATCGGCAAGTGGGATTTCGTGCGCCGTCCGCAGACGGATTCGTGCGTTGGCATTCTGGCGGAAACGCCGGAGGGAGAGATCGTCCTGATCGAACAGTTCCGGATTCCGGTGCAGTCTACGGTGATCGAGATTCCGGCGGGACTCGTTGGCGATGAAGAGGAATTCGCGGGCGAGGACCTCGCGGAAACGGCCCGCCGCGAGTTGCTGGAGGAGACCGGATACGATGCGGCGTCGGTGGAATTGCTGGTCCGCACGCCGACATCGGCGGGAATGACTTCGGAATTCACGCACTTGTTCCACGCCACCGGGCTGGTGAAGAAGCATGAGGGCGGGGGAGTGGCCGGAGAGAAGATCACGGTGCATCTGGTGCCGCGCGCGGAGCTCCGGGCCTGGCTGAAAGCGAAGGAAGCGGAGGGTTTCGTGCTCGATTTCAAGATCCACGCGGCGCTTTGGCTGGCGGGATTGTAATGCTCCGTAAGAACCCGTAGCCGGCGGCGCGTAGGAGGGGCGTTCCTTTCGTTCCGCATGCATCGTCGTCGTTTTCTCCAGACCAGTTGCCTGGCCTCCGTCGCCATGGCGAGTTCCCTGCGGGCTGAGCCCGTGGTGCCGCGCATCCGCATCGCCCTGAAATGCGGGATGGCCGCCTTCGGGAAGAATCTGGAGGAGAAGTTCCGGATCCTGAAGGAGATCGGCTACGATGGGGTGGAGCTGGATTCGCCCGGTGGGCAGGACAAGGCCGAGGCGCTGGCCGCTTCGAAGGCCACCGGCCTGCCGATCCACGGGGTGGTGGATTCGATTCACTGGACAGTCCGGTGTTCCGATCCCGCCGAGGAGGTTCGGGAGAAGGCGCTCCAGGGGCTGCTCACCGCGATCCGGGAGTCCCATACGGTCGGTGGTTCCGCCGTGCTGCTGGTGCCCGGCGTGGTGGATGGAAAGACGAGCCATGATGAGGCGGTGGAGCGCAGCATTCCGGTGATCCAGCGGGCGCTGCCCTTGGCGGCGGAGCTTGGGATCCGGGTGCTGATCGAGAACGTTTGGAACAAGATGTTCTATGACGAGAACGGCGGGGATGCCCAGGGCGCGGAGCGTCTCGCGGCCTACCTCGACCGTTTCGATTCGCCGTGGGTGGGTTCGTATTTCGACATCGGGAACCACCGGAAGTTCGGCAAGCCGGAGGAATGGATCCGCACGCTCGGCAAGCGGATCGTGAAGCTCGATGGCAAGGACTGGAGCCGTGAGAAGGGTTGGGTGGACCTCGGCGAGGGCGATATCGATTGGCCGGCGGTGCGCGCCGCGCTGGCGGGCATCGGCTACACCGGCTGGGCGACCGCCGAGGTGAAGGGCGGCGACCGCGACCGCTGCGCGAAGGTGCTGGAGGGCATGCGGCGTTGCTTGCTCGGCGCGTGATCGCGGGCTAGGTAGCCGCGTGTCCGATGACGATTACTCGCTCCGCTTCGGCGGGATAGGTCGCCTGTATGGCGTGGCCGCGCTCGAACGTTTCCGTGCCGCCCGCGTGGCGGTGATCGGGATCGGGGGCGTGGGGTCGTGGACGGTGGAGGCGCTCGCGCGCTCCGGCATCGGGCATCTCACGCTGGTGGACCTCGATGAGATCTGCGTGACCAACGTGAACCGCCAGCTCCACGCGATGGATGGCCAGGTGGGGCGGCAGAAGACCGAGGCGATGGCGGAGCGGGTGCGGGCGATCTCGCCGACCTGCGATGTGCAGGTGCTGCCGACCTTTTTCGGGGAGAAGAACGCGGCGGAGATTCTGTCGCAGGGCTTCGATTACGTGGTGGATGCCATCGATACGGTGCGGCAGAAGTCGCTGCTGCTCGCGGAGTGCAAGCAGCGCGGGATTCCGGTAGTGACCTGCGGGGCCGCCGGTGGCCGGCGCGATCCCTCGCGGATCCGGGTGGCGGACGTGGCGCACACGATCCACGACGCGCTGCTGATGCAGGTGCGGAAGCAGCTCCGCGCGAAGCACGGGTTTCCGAAGGCCGTCACCGGCAAGAAGGCGAAGAAGTTCGGGATCGAGGCGGTGTTCACCGAGGAGGCCGCCGTGTTCCCGCAGTGCGATGGCAGCGTGTCCACGGACAAGCCGCAGGGTTCGAACCTGCGACTGAGCTGCGAGAGCGGCTACGGCACCGCCGCGCCGGTGACCGCGACCTTCGGGCTGATCGCCGCGAGCCGGGTGTTGGAGGCGTTGGCGAGGAGTTGAGGCTTCAGCCGAGGAAGGTCTTCCGGGAGGCGGAGGCCTGAAAGTTTGCGGGTTTTCAGTGTTCAGTTTTCAGGAAGAAAAGATGGGCAACGCGGAACCCATTCCACGATATCCCACTCTTCCCTTTTGCGCCTTTCTTGCGCCTCTTTGGGGCTAAAATCTCCAGAGCCTCCGCCTCCCCCTAAAGACCTTCCTCGGCTGAAGCCTCCACTCCTTCCAACGCAAAAAGACGACCCGTAGGTCGTCTTCTTGGAAAACTGGATCAGGCCTTGAGGGCCGGGGATCTTACTTCACGCCCTTCTTGGAGAGGCGGGTGCCCTTGGTCGCACCTTGGCGAGCCTTGAACTTCGGGTTCGTCTTGCAGATGACGTAGAGCGTACCCTTGCGGCGCACGACTTGGCAGTCGGCGTGGCGGCGCTTCATCGAGGCGAGCGAGGAGAGGACTTTCATGACGGGAAAAGGTTGGTCCGGATTGGGCCGGGGCGCGGAGACTACCCGGCAGCGATCCCTTGTAAAGTGGTTTCTTTTCAAAAAATCCGGTCGCGCGGATGGGTCGGTTTGAAAAAGCCGCGGTTGGAGCAGGGCTGGCGGGCGTGCGATTTGGCGTGCCCCGGTCCTTCGGATGGTGCCAAATCCGGGGGCACCGATGCCCGAGACCTTCTACCAGAAAACCACCGCCGCGCCCGCCACGTCGTTCGACGTCTCGCTGCGGCCGCCCGCGTTTTCCGAGTTCATCGGCCAGGAGAAGGTGAAGGAGAGGCTGCTGCTCATGATCGAGGCGGCGAAGCAGCGCGGCGACGTGCTCGACCACGTGCTGCTCTCCGGGCCTCCGGGCCTCGGCAAAACCACCCTCGCGAACCTGATCGCCCGCGCCGCGGGGACCCAGCTCCACACCACCTCCGGTCCGCAGATCGAGAAGGCCGGGGACCTCGCCGGGGTGCTGACGAATCTCCAGAAGGGCGATGTCCTGTTCATCGACGAAATCCACCGCCTGCACCCGGCGATCGAGGAATACCTCTACCCGGCGATGGAGGACTACCGGCTGGACATCATCATCGATTCCGGCCCGT comes from Luteolibacter sp. LG18 and encodes:
- a CDS encoding 3-dehydroquinate synthase, coding for MSRHDFQIPLVFKHRIVFTRDAFSPENPALGEVLAEGGGRRVLAVIEANVAAAWPSLAKNIQRYLDTTGLDVRGVDILPGGEAVKKDDALVHRVWELVDSGHIDRHSYLIVVGGGAFLDAVGYAAATAHRGVRLVRFPTTTLSQDDSGVGVKCAINHFGKKNWVGAFAVPFAVVNDFAFLHSQDEEIRRAGLIEAVKVSLVKDASFFDWIETNAEALAALEPSVLETCVERSALLHARHIAEGGDPFECGSSRPLDFGHWAAHKLEALSGYQLDHARAVSIGLSLDTLYSAKRGLLAPEAAERVLRVVEVLRLPLYHPAMDLRGPGGKRRVFDGLEEFREHLGGRLTVLLLTAPGKGIDIHEMDEALLDACMVELEERCAARH
- a CDS encoding NUDIX hydrolase, with translation MNTPETLFTTRWLGVYRIGKWDFVRRPQTDSCVGILAETPEGEIVLIEQFRIPVQSTVIEIPAGLVGDEEEFAGEDLAETARRELLEETGYDAASVELLVRTPTSAGMTSEFTHLFHATGLVKKHEGGGVAGEKITVHLVPRAELRAWLKAKEAEGFVLDFKIHAALWLAGL
- a CDS encoding sugar phosphate isomerase/epimerase family protein — protein: MHRRRFLQTSCLASVAMASSLRAEPVVPRIRIALKCGMAAFGKNLEEKFRILKEIGYDGVELDSPGGQDKAEALAASKATGLPIHGVVDSIHWTVRCSDPAEEVREKALQGLLTAIRESHTVGGSAVLLVPGVVDGKTSHDEAVERSIPVIQRALPLAAELGIRVLIENVWNKMFYDENGGDAQGAERLAAYLDRFDSPWVGSYFDIGNHRKFGKPEEWIRTLGKRIVKLDGKDWSREKGWVDLGEGDIDWPAVRAALAGIGYTGWATAEVKGGDRDRCAKVLEGMRRCLLGA
- a CDS encoding tRNA threonylcarbamoyladenosine dehydratase → MSDDDYSLRFGGIGRLYGVAALERFRAARVAVIGIGGVGSWTVEALARSGIGHLTLVDLDEICVTNVNRQLHAMDGQVGRQKTEAMAERVRAISPTCDVQVLPTFFGEKNAAEILSQGFDYVVDAIDTVRQKSLLLAECKQRGIPVVTCGAAGGRRDPSRIRVADVAHTIHDALLMQVRKQLRAKHGFPKAVTGKKAKKFGIEAVFTEEAAVFPQCDGSVSTDKPQGSNLRLSCESGYGTAAPVTATFGLIAASRVLEALARS
- the ykgO gene encoding type B 50S ribosomal protein L36, with product MKVLSSLASMKRRHADCQVVRRKGTLYVICKTNPKFKARQGATKGTRLSKKGVK